One window of Flavobacteriales bacterium genomic DNA carries:
- a CDS encoding 7-carboxy-7-deazaguanine synthase QueE: MRVIDDNNIPVMEIFSSIQGEGKFAGNPAIFVRLSGCDVGCHWCDVKESWEAGKHSIMHIKSILDEVLSLDAKTKKIVITGGEPLMYGLTNLTALLISEGYELHLETSGAYPLSGKWHWICLSPKKMKLPKNDIYLKADELKVIIYNKDDFNFAIEASNKVSESCSLLVQPEWSKSEEMNIEIINFVKENVKWSISLQQHKYLNIR, translated from the coding sequence ATGCGAGTAATTGATGATAATAATATTCCTGTAATGGAGATATTTTCTTCAATTCAAGGAGAGGGAAAGTTTGCAGGGAATCCAGCAATTTTCGTCCGCCTTTCGGGGTGTGATGTTGGATGTCATTGGTGTGATGTGAAAGAAAGTTGGGAAGCAGGGAAGCATTCAATAATGCACATTAAAAGTATTCTGGATGAAGTGTTATCGTTGGATGCAAAAACAAAGAAAATCGTAATTACTGGAGGAGAGCCGTTAATGTATGGCCTTACCAATCTTACAGCTCTTTTAATCTCAGAAGGCTACGAATTGCACTTAGAGACTTCCGGAGCCTATCCTCTTTCAGGGAAATGGCATTGGATTTGTTTATCTCCGAAGAAAATGAAGTTGCCTAAAAATGACATCTACTTAAAAGCAGATGAGTTGAAAGTGATTATTTATAATAAGGATGACTTTAACTTTGCAATTGAAGCATCAAATAAAGTATCTGAATCTTGTTCTTTACTCGTTCAGCCCGAATGGTCTAAGTCTGAGGAAATGAATATTGAGATAATAAACTTTGTTAAGGAAAACGTTAAATGGTCGATTTCTCTTCAACAACACAAATATTTAAATATTAGATAA
- a CDS encoding PD40 domain-containing protein, whose amino-acid sequence MFKQVLCTLLICVLISSLLSAEEYASNKKKAIKNYEMAYSRYREGRYREALGFSDKALKIDENFTDVYLLNASIYIDSSNVKLAIWNLEKSIEIDPYFFPITYYTLGALQMKMNKYEEAIKNFSTYIKIDRTNLEIIEEVRHQLKNCYFAVDAIKNPVDYNPINMGRNINTKLDEYFPAITVDNGYFIFIRGMPHNNRFGFQEDFYASEKEGTEWAKAYDIGKPINTNRNEGAASLSQDGKLMIFVACADEYGYPRDRPGLGSCDLYYVMREGRRWSKPQNLGSTINSKGWDTQP is encoded by the coding sequence ATGTTTAAACAAGTATTATGTACTCTTTTAATATGCGTTTTAATCTCATCTCTTCTAAGCGCTGAAGAATATGCTAGTAATAAAAAGAAGGCCATCAAGAATTATGAAATGGCCTATAGCCGTTATCGAGAAGGAAGATATAGAGAAGCTCTGGGGTTTTCTGACAAAGCATTAAAGATTGACGAGAACTTCACGGATGTGTACTTGCTGAACGCCAGTATCTATATAGACAGTTCAAATGTTAAACTAGCAATATGGAATTTAGAGAAATCCATAGAAATCGATCCGTATTTTTTCCCAATTACCTACTACACATTAGGAGCGCTTCAGATGAAGATGAATAAGTATGAGGAAGCGATAAAGAATTTCAGTACTTATATAAAAATTGATAGAACCAATTTAGAGATAATAGAAGAAGTAAGGCATCAGCTCAAAAACTGCTATTTTGCTGTTGACGCAATAAAGAATCCAGTTGATTATAACCCTATTAATATGGGACGTAATATAAATACAAAGTTAGATGAATACTTTCCTGCGATTACTGTAGATAATGGGTACTTCATTTTTATTAGAGGCATGCCCCATAATAATAGATTCGGATTTCAGGAAGATTTTTATGCTTCAGAGAAAGAAGGAACTGAATGGGCGAAAGCTTATGATATAGGAAAACCAATTAATACGAATAGAAACGAAGGCGCAGCTTCTCTATCTCAAGATGGGAAGCTAATGATTTTTGTGGCATGCGCTGATGAATATGGATATCCAAGAGATAGGCCAGGATTAGGAAGTTGTGATTTGTACTACGTAATGCGAGAAGGTAGGCGATGGTCTAAGCCCCAAAACTTAGGTTCTACAATTAATTCAAAAGGATGGGATACTCAGCC